From the Gordonia bronchialis DSM 43247 genome, one window contains:
- a CDS encoding TetR/AcrR family transcriptional regulator, with the protein MTGRAGDADVRAGTPDSVEHETGSSNPGPGAVVADGDGTGHWRDYGAAELPVPLAAALAAFAEHGYHGTSVREIAARANLSVPGLYHHYPSKQSLLQGLLERTMTDLLARSELAIAEAGPEPVKQFDAVVESLLRFHMYRREQAFVGSTEIRSLDDSYRQTYIGHRDRQQHMVDEIVFAGVSAGDFTTQYPKDASRAVTTMCVGVSTWFKLDGELGADELIARNLQIARDTVGYSAE; encoded by the coding sequence ATGACTGGCCGGGCTGGGGATGCGGACGTGCGCGCTGGGACACCCGATTCCGTCGAGCACGAGACCGGGTCGTCGAATCCCGGCCCGGGGGCGGTGGTCGCGGACGGCGACGGTACGGGTCACTGGCGTGACTACGGTGCTGCTGAACTGCCTGTTCCGCTCGCCGCGGCGCTCGCGGCGTTTGCCGAACACGGCTATCACGGCACGTCGGTACGTGAGATCGCGGCGCGGGCCAACCTCTCGGTACCCGGGCTCTATCACCACTACCCGTCCAAACAGTCCCTGCTGCAAGGGTTGCTCGAACGCACCATGACCGACCTGCTGGCTCGCTCCGAACTCGCGATCGCCGAGGCCGGACCCGAACCGGTCAAGCAGTTCGACGCGGTCGTCGAATCACTGCTGCGGTTCCACATGTACCGGCGTGAGCAGGCCTTCGTGGGGTCGACGGAGATCCGCAGTCTCGACGACAGCTACCGCCAGACCTACATCGGACACCGGGATCGTCAGCAGCACATGGTCGACGAGATCGTCTTCGCCGGCGTCAGCGCCGGTGATTTCACGACGCAGTACCCCAAGGACGCGAGTCGTGCGGTGACGACGATGTGTGTCGGGGTGTCAACGTGGTTCAAGCTCGACGGTGAACTCGGCGCGGATGAGCTGATCGCGCGGAACCTGCAGATCGCGCGGGACACCGTCGGCTACAGCGCAGAGTGA